TGCATTATCGTCAAGCATTTGATCCGAATGAACGGCGGGTAATGCGGCGCGTTAGCCTTGCAGGTAGCCGTCCTTTTTAGGCTTTAAAGAGTGTTGCTAGCCGCTTGCCCTTAATAATCACATATCTCTCTAATACCATTTTCAAAAATCTTTGCAACCCATGAATCGGCTGTAGGGGCGTCATACGCCTCATTGGTGTCAACTTAACGCGAAATGGGCGGTTAGAAACCGCGTCTACACAAACAAAACCCACCTTCGTGGGTTTCAAACCATTAATTTTCCATTAGTCCGCGCAGGCGGACTTGGTTTGTATAGCCGCGAATTCTATTCGCCAGGGCTTAAGTTGACACGTATGCATACGCCTCTACTCCAGTCTTTAAACTTAAATTGCCTCAAGTAAAAGCAAATGTTTACAAGTTCCCTTAAAAAAAAGCTGACAGTCATTAATAAAGTGGCATTATGCATAATGCCAAGTTTTATAGTTTTATCTACTACTTTAATAAGTTGCACTTCAACCAATCCTAAAGCAGATACAGTAGCTACAAAAACCATTACTTTTAAAACAAAACTAGTCAGAATGGGGTATCAAAGCTCTGGTGATTTGGTTAGGGTCAGGGGAGTTTTAGAAAAACGTTTGGAACCCTTGGGTATAAAAGTACAGTGGGCGCAATTTGCTCAAGGGCCGCAACTTATGGAAGCAATGAACGTCGGTAAAATTGATATTGGTTCAGTAGGTGAGACTCCTCCCATTTTTGCCCAAGCTGCTGGTGCTAGAATTGTTTATCTTGCTGGTAGAAGATTGACTCCTACTTCTGGTGCAGGCAGCGCTATTGTTGTTCCTAAAGGTTCTCCTATTAAAACTCTAGCTGATATCAAAGGTCAAAAAGTAGTTTTTCAAAAAGGTTCTGCTTCTCACTATTTTATCATTCAAGCTTTGAAAGAAGTAGGTTTGAAATACAGTGATATTCAAGTCTTGAGTATGCCCAATGTTGAAGCCCGTGGTGCTTTTATTCAAGGAACTATTCCAGTTTGGGTTACTGGTGATCCTCACTTAGCTTTGGTGGAAAAACTACACGGTGCGCGTGTGCTGCGAGATGCCAAAAATATCGGTACTCCAGGTGGATACTATATAGGAACACGAGAATTTTCTAAGGATAATCCTGAATTAGTTCGGATCATCTTGGAAGAGATTGATAAAAATGGTCAATGGGCAGAATCAAATCGTAAAGAGGTTGCTAAGTTAATTGCACCGATACTCAAGATTGATCTGCCGATTCAAGAGATAATTTCTAGTCGCTCTAATAATCGATTAAAAGGAATTACACCAGAATTGATGAAAGACCAACAGCGAATTGCTGATTTATTTTATGAGGAACAAATTCTACCCAAAAAGATTGATGTTCAGGAAGCATTACTGACACCTAAAGAATATGCAGCTATTACTCCACCAACACTGATAAGCGAAAAATAAGTTTTTGGGGTGAGTCCGTTACTCGTCCTTTTTTATGACGCAAGATGAGAATTTATCTATTTTCAGCTTGAATTAAATTAGCGATCGCTTCTACTAATTCGGCTGGCTCTACTGGTTTAGCAAGATGCTTGTGAAATCCTGCTTGTAGTACCTGCTTCTGGTTCATTTCGCCAGCATAGGCAGTAAGAGCGATCGCTGGAATTTGCCCTCCCTGTTCTGGCGGTAGGTTTCTCACCTGTCGGATTAGCATACATCCATCCACGTCCGGCATCCCCACGTCACTTAACAGTATATCTGGTAAGGAATTGCTCAAAGCAACTAGTGCCTCATTTGCTGAAGCCACTGCTGTCACATTTGCTCCATACTGCTCTAGCAGAAAAACGACGAATTCTCGTGTATCTGCATCATCATCCACCACTAAAACCTTGACAGAATTTAAATTTGATGGTGTTGAAGATTCACTACTATCTTGTTGAATTTCTGAGTTATCTTGAATCAGCGGTAATCTCACAGTAAAAGTTGCCCCCTGACCTTCGCCCAAGCTTTCTACCTGGATTGTCCCGCCGTGCAGTTCAACTAAGTGACGGGCGATCGCCAACCCTAACCCCAGTCCACCAAACTTTCTGGTAGAGGTACTATTCTCTTGGCGAAAGTAATCAAATACATAAGGCAGAAAGTTGGGGTCAATACCTTTACCTGTGTCGCTAACTATGATTTGGGCATAGGGCATAGCGCGTAGGGCATTGAGACTGCTGTTAGCGGTAACGGGGCGTTTAGCCGGTGCTGAGTTAAGAGTTATTTTCTCTTCCTTGTCCCCCTTGTCCCAATCCCCAGTCCCCAATCCCCAGTCCCCAGCTCCCAATCCCCTCTCCAACCGAATCTCCACCTGTCCCCCTTCGGGTGTAAACTTAACCGCGTTTGAGAGTAGGTTCCAGACGATTTGTTGCAATCGACCAGAATCACCCAAAACTTGCCCCAGATTTGGTTCTAGCATTGTGTGCAGGGCAATTGATTTAGCCTCTGCTGATAAACGTACCGTTTCCATTGCTGCCGAAATCACACCTGTCAAATCAACTGGACAGATATTCAGGCTGAGTTTGCCTTGAAGAATTCGGGAGATATCTAATAAATCTTCAATTAGTTGCGCTTGTAACTGAGCATTTCGCTCGATGGTCTTCAGCGCGTAAGGAATTGTCTTTTCATCAAGTTTTTTGGTTTGAAGTAGCTTTGACCATCCGAGAATTGGGCTGAGTGGCGATCGCAATTCATGGGAGAGGACTGCGAGAAACTCATCTTTAATGCGGTTGGCGGTTTCTGCTGCTTCCCGTGCAGTTTGCTCTGCCTCATATAGACGAGAGCGTTCCATTGCTTGAGCGCATTGCTGTGCCATGGCCAGAATAAAGGCTCGG
This region of Nostoc sp. UHCC 0302 genomic DNA includes:
- a CDS encoding sulfonate ABC transporter substrate-binding protein codes for the protein MFTSSLKKKLTVINKVALCIMPSFIVLSTTLISCTSTNPKADTVATKTITFKTKLVRMGYQSSGDLVRVRGVLEKRLEPLGIKVQWAQFAQGPQLMEAMNVGKIDIGSVGETPPIFAQAAGARIVYLAGRRLTPTSGAGSAIVVPKGSPIKTLADIKGQKVVFQKGSASHYFIIQALKEVGLKYSDIQVLSMPNVEARGAFIQGTIPVWVTGDPHLALVEKLHGARVLRDAKNIGTPGGYYIGTREFSKDNPELVRIILEEIDKNGQWAESNRKEVAKLIAPILKIDLPIQEIISSRSNNRLKGITPELMKDQQRIADLFYEEQILPKKIDVQEALLTPKEYAAITPPTLISEK